From a region of the Buteo buteo chromosome 7, bButBut1.hap1.1, whole genome shotgun sequence genome:
- the DTYMK gene encoding thymidylate kinase, with protein MAGRRGALIVLEGVDRAGKSTQGRRLVEALRADGHCADLLRFPERTTEIGRLISSYLVKEKNLEDHAVHLLFSANRWEHVPSMREKLHQGITLVVDRYAFSGVAFTSAKENFGLDWCKQPDIGLPKPDLILFLQLSPEEAAERGNFGNERYENSSFQEKVLQSFYHLMKDKTLNWKTMDASKSIEDLHREIKTVAEETMQEVQNKPLGELWK; from the exons ATGGCGGGCCGGCGTGGCGCGCTGATTGTGCTGGAGGGGGTGGACCGCGCCGGGAAGAGCACGCAGGGCCGCCGGCTGGTAGAGGCGCTGCGGGCTGATGGCCACTGCGCCGACCTCCTCCGCTTCCCGG AGAGAACAACAGAGATTGGGCGGCTGATCAGCTCCTACCTAGTGAAGGAGAAGAACCTGGAGGACCACGCCGTTCACCTGCTTTTCTCCGCTAACCGCTGGGAACATGT ACCATCAATGAGAGAGAAACTACATCAAGGGATCACACTTGTGGTTGACAGATACGCCTTTTCTGGAGTGGCCTTCACAAGTGCCAAAGAG AACTTCGGCCTGGACTGGTGCAAACAGCCTGACATTGGACTCCCAAAGCCAGATCtgattctgtttcttcagttaaGCCcggaagaagcagcagaacgAGGGAACTTTGGAAATGAACGTTATGAGAACAGCTCCTTCCAAGAGAAAGTTCTACAGTCCTTCTATCATCTGATGAAGGACAAGACATTAAACTGGAAG ACAATGGATGCTTCAAAGAGCATAGAAGACTTGCACAGAGAAATCAAGACCGTTGCAGAGGAAACCATGCAGGAGGTTCAGAATAAACCTTTGGGAGAACTctggaaataa